The following coding sequences lie in one Trypanosoma brucei gambiense DAL972 chromosome 7, complete sequence genomic window:
- a CDS encoding NADH-cytochrome B5 reductase, putative, whose product MKVFAAAAVTGMVASGYFKVDRAVEAKAAAKSPFSQSVYHSYKLVCVQDESHDTKIFTFALPEKDMELNFEAPSCITLRYVDDKGKEVVRPYTPLNLESDKGSFELLVKSYPNSRMGSHLHNMKVGDSIEVQGPWKTMDIKSGQYEHIGMLAGGTGVTPMYQIARNFLGRPSNTTKFSLVCSNHSKAEMLLADRFGQLANDNPGKLFVFHSLTSPPWYWRGYRGHITKKVIEETMPSPNCVDKAILLVSGPPGFMKTISGEKQGRSQGPLSGYLKELGYPEAMVYKF is encoded by the coding sequence ATGAAGGTAtttgcagctgctgctgttacTGGGATGGTTGCCTCTGGATATTTTAAAGTTGATCGAGCGGTTGAGGCCAAGGCTGCAGCAAAAAGTCCCTTTTCCCAGTCAGTATATCACTCGTATAAGCTGGTTTGTGTACAGGATGAATCACATGACACGAAGATTTTCACTTTCGCCCTTCCTGAAAAGGATATGGAGCTTAATTTCGAAGCGCCATCATGTATAACTCTGCGGTATGTGGACGACAAGGGGAAGGAAGTTGTGCGGCCATACACCCCTTTGAACCTGGAATCCGACAAGGGAAGTTTTGAGTTACTGGTGAAGTCATATCCCAACTCGAGGATGGGATCGCACCTTCACAACATGAAGGTCGGTGACTCGATTGAAGTTCAGGGCCCATGGAAGACAATGGATATTAAGTCTGGTCAGTATGAGCACATTGGTATGCTGGCTGGGGGTACTGGTGTTACTCCAATGTATCAAATTGCCCGTAACTTCCTCGGAAGGCCCTCTAATACGACAAAGTTCTCGTTGGTTTGTTCCAACCACTCGAAGGCGGAAATGTTGTTGGCGGATCGCTTCGGTCAGTTGGCCAACGATAACCCTGGTaagctgtttgtgtttcattCGCTGACGTCACCACCTTGGTATTGGAGAGGTTACAGGGGTCATATAACGAAAAAAGTTATCGAAGAGACGATGCCCAGTCCTAACTGCGTTGACAAGGCGATATTGCTTGTTAGTGGTCCACCAGGTTTTATGAAAACAATCAGCGGAGAGAAGCAAGGGCGTTCACAAGGTCCTCTTAGTGGGTATCTGAAGGAATTGGGCTACCCAGAGGCTATGGTTTACAAGTTTTGA
- a CDS encoding NADH-cytochrome B5 reductase, putative translates to MKALFASAVGAFASSWYNFSSVNCAASKSPFSHADFRQYTLMNFYDESHDTRVFRFALPEADMSLNLEVLSFVELRHVGKDGSVLVRPFAPINSSNQRGYFEILVKNYQNSKVGNYLFSLKKGDAAEFKGPFVRVPIKSNRYKKIGILASDTGIAPVYQVARNVLRAPNNKTEISLIYENTRKEDVLLGNELNELMQTYPLFSPYFVLSKAPSDWMGGVGHITKEMVKALMPAPNRVGDSIILVSGPPPFLDSILGNKENGTSPAEQGDLKGVLSELGYIQKMVFKI, encoded by the coding sequence ATGAAAGCTCTGTTTGCCTCCGCAGTGGGTGCTTTTGCATCAAGTTGGTATAACTTTAGTTCAGTGAACTGTGCAGCTTCGAAAAGTCCGTTTTCACATGCGGATTTCCGTCAATATACACTGATGAACTTTTATGATGAGTCACACGATACGAGAGTATTTCGTTTCGCGTTACCGGAGGCCGACATGTCTTTGAACCTTGAGGTATTGTCATTCGTGGAACTGCGGCACGTCGGTAAAGATGGTAGTGTTCTTGTGCGTCCTTTTGCGCCCATCAACAGTAGTAATCAGCGTGGTTACTTTGAAATATTAGTGAAAAATTACCAGAATTCGAAAGTGGGaaattatcttttttcccttaaGAAAGGGGACGCTGCGGAGTTCAAGGGACCGTTCGTGCGGGTACCAATAAAATCCAATCGATATAAGAAGATTGGCATATTAGCGAGTGATACAGGTATCGCCCCTGTTTATCAGGTCGCCAGGAATGTATTACGGGCACcgaataacaaaacagaaatttCACTGATTTATGAAAATACTCGCAAAGAGGACGTTCTTTTGGGAAATGAACTGAATGAGCTAATGCAAACATACCCACTTTTTTCGCCATACTTTGTTTTATCCAAGGCACCTTCGGACTGGATGGGTGGGGTCGGACACATTACCAAGGAAATGGTCAAAGCGCTGATGCCAGCGCCAAACCGTGTCGGGGATTCTATCATACTTGTCTCTGGGCCGCCTCCATTCTTGGATTCAATATTGGGGAATAAAGAGAACGGTACCAGCCCGGCCGAGCAGGGTGACCTCAAAGGTGTATTAAGTGAACTTGGTTACATACAGAAAATGGTGTTTAAAATTTAG
- a CDS encoding T. brucei spp.-specific protein: MFAENVPLSPLTPIVSIPWRCRPPQHGARVRHPVSSGEAKCQRRSFHGEHCFAPATASCNTGIGSVLLGHRFSFVGPWARASVPSAVSSALRCCCPVMWSSKKGLLIDIFWRVWGGGILAPSAVFRSTAELQKKIIEGVSG, translated from the coding sequence ATGTTCGCAGAAAATGTTCCTCTTTCCCCGTTGACGCCGATTGTTTCAataccctggcgatgccggccacctcaacatggtgccagggtccggcaccccgtatcatcgggggaagccaagtgCCAGcggcgttcctttcatggggaacactgctttgctccggctacggcatcatgcAACACAGGGATcggcagcgtcttgctgggacaccgtttttcatttgtcggtccctgggcacgtgccagcgtgccatcagcagtatcatccgcactaagatgctgctgtccggtgatgtggagctccaaaaaaggattgctaattgacatcttttggagagtctggggtggggggattctcgccccatctgctgtattccgttcaactgcggagctacaaaaaaaaattatagagggtgtgtcaGGATga
- a CDS encoding protein kinase, putative, whose protein sequence is MGIVGEYEILETLGTGAFSKVKLVRHLPTNVYFVAKIIQKSNQQVETDVRLEISILRRLRHRNIVQLIEILESSNNYYIILEPVLGGDVCSLVLSQEGGLAEDFVANLFFQLVAGLRACHQNGVAHRDLKPENLLLTGEKVLKISDFGLSRLHKQSNFHAEAEEYAHTLTGTLAYVAPEVLDGNYDAFKADIWSIGCILYVMLTGQFPFGPTTDACELGERIKDGRVCEMPKSVSENARELTMWLLSRDPASRPSLDEVATHAFLRQHVPAKNIMALTRSRQAKILAPDPSEFSSAIPEEKQVANS, encoded by the coding sequence ATGGGAATAGTAGGAGAGTATGAAATATTAGAAACTCTAGGAACTGGTGCATTTAGCAAGGTAAAGTTGGTGCGGCACCTACCCACGAATGTGTATTTTGTTGCCAAGATCATCCAGAAGAGCAATCAACAGGTAGAAACGGACGTCAGACTGGAAATATCGATCCTTCGGAGGTTGAGACATCGCAACATTGTGCAACTAATAGAAATTTTGGAAAGTTCTAATAACTATTATATCATACTGGAACCCGTCCTTGGTGGCGATGTTTGCAGTCTTGTATTGTCCCAGGAGGGCGGCCTTGCCGAAGATTTTGTTGCCAACCTTTTCTTCCAGCTCGTGGCAGGGTTGCGTGCATGCCACCAAAATGGAGTTGCTCATCGAGACTTAAAGCCGGAAAATTTGCTGTTAACTGGAGAAAAAGTACTGAAGATATCAGATTTTGGGTTAAGCCGCCTGCACAAACAAAGTAATTTCCATGCGGAAGCGGAAGAATATGCTCATACTCTTACAGGTACTTTAGCGTACGTTGCGCCTGAAGTCCTTGATGGAAATTATGATGCATTTAAAGCAGATATATGGTCAATTGGATGTATACTTTATGTTATGCTTACGGGTCAGTTCCCCTTCGGCCCCACAACCGATGCTTGTGAGCTCGGTGAGCGAATAAAAGATGGCAGGGTCTGTGAAATGCCCAAGTCAGTTAGTGAGAATGCACGGGAGTTGACAATGTGGCTATTGTCCCGTGATCCGGCCAGTAGGCCTTCACTGGATGAGGTGGCAACTCACGCATTTCTTAGACAACATGTCCCTGCGAAGAACATTATGGCACTTACACGTAGTAGACAAGCGAAAATATTGGCGCCCGACCCCTCAGAATTTAGTAGCGCAATACCGGAGGAGAAACAAGTTGCAAACAGCTAA
- a CDS encoding histone H2A, putative, whose amino-acid sequence MATPKQAVKKASKGGSSRSVKAGLIFPVGRVGTLLRRGQYARRIGASGAVYMAAVLEYLTAELLELSVKAAAQQTKKTKRLTPRTVTLAVRHDDDLGALLRNVTMSRGGVMPSLNKALAKKQKSGKHAKATPSV is encoded by the coding sequence ATGGCAACACCCAAACaggcagtgaagaaggcgTCGAAGGGCGGGAGCAGCCGCTCTGTGAAGGCGGGGTTGATCTTCCCTGTGGGTCGCGTTGGTACGCTGCTGCGCCGCGGACAGTATGCCCGCCGCATCGGTGCTTCTGGCGCTGTGTACATGGCGGCTGTGCTGGAGTACTTGACTGCCGAACTGCTGGAGCTATCCGTGAAGGCTGCTGCCCaacagacgaagaagacgaagcGCTTGACGCCACGCACAGTAACCCTTGCTGTACGCCACGACGACGACCTTGGTGCGTTGCTGCGCAACGTGACCATGTCCCGCGGAGGTGTGATGCCGAGCCTCAACAAAGCTCtggcgaagaagcagaagagcgGAAAGCACGCGAAGGCGACGCCAAGCGTCTAG
- a CDS encoding histone H2A, putative: protein MATPKQAVKKASKGGSSRSVKAGLIFPVGRVGTLLRRGQYARRIGASGAVYMAAVLEYLTAELLELSVKAASQQTKKTKRLTPRTVTLAVRHDDDLGALLRNVTMSRGGVMPSLNKALAKKQKSGKHAKATPSV, encoded by the coding sequence ATGGCAACACCCAAACaggcagtgaagaaggcgTCGAAGGGCGGGAGCAGCCGCTCTGTGAAGGCGGGGTTGATCTTCCCTGTGGGTCGCGTTGGTACGCTGCTGCGCCGCGGACAGTATGCCCGCCGCATCGGTGCTTCTGGCGCTGTGTACATGGCGGCTGTGCTGGAGTACTTGACTGCCGAACTGCTGGAGCTATCCGTGAAGGCTGCTTCCCaacagacgaagaagacgaagcGCTTGACGCCACGCACAGTAACCCTTGCTGTACGCCACGACGACGACCTTGGTGCGTTGCTGCGCAACGTGACCATGTCCCGCGGAGGTGTGATGCCGAGCCTCAACAAAGCTCtggcgaagaagcagaagagcgGAAAGCACGCGAAGGCGACGCCAAGCGTCTAG
- a CDS encoding histone H2A, putative: MATPKQAVKKASKGGSSRSVKAGLIFPVGRVGTLLRRGQYARRIGASGAVYMAAVLEYLTAELLELSVKAASQQTKKTKRLTPRTVTLAVRHDDDLGALLRNVTMSRGGVMPSLNKALAKKQKSGKHAKATPSV; this comes from the coding sequence ATGGCAACACCCAAACaggcagtgaagaaggcgTCGAAGGGCGGGAGCAGCCGCTCTGTGAAGGCGGGGTTGATCTTCCCTGTGGGTCGCGTTGGTACGCTGCTGCGCCGCGGACAGTATGCCCGCCGCATCGGTGCTTCTGGCGCTGTGTACATGGCGGCTGTGCTGGAGTACTTGACTGCCGAACTGCTGGAGCTATCCGTGAAGGCTGCTTCCCaacagacgaagaagacgaagcGCTTGACGCCACGCACAGTAACCCTTGCTGTACGCCACGACGACGACCTTGGTGCGTTGCTGCGCAACGTGACCATGTCCCGCGGAGGTGTGATGCCGAGCCTCAACAAAGCTCtggcgaagaagcagaagagcgG